The Aureibacter tunicatorum genome includes a window with the following:
- a CDS encoding LamG-like jellyroll fold domain-containing protein, which produces MRHIKFIFRTLLVLSIFTFSCSSDDGNGNDIPGKDADKTALEASIETADDLIENTNEGTSEGDYQVGSKAELEVTLNLAKTVYENPSATQSQVDNTVTQLDDAIEVYKSKIIKPINPEALVAHWMFDEGQGDIINDETGNHHGQMKQGAVENGAGKVEWVADRHGEANKALKFADGANVEVPFSTSLNPQNITISMWLKADEIFDGNYMISLNRWNGYKFNLQSTNKLMFTARASHEGENPIYDRDNDSPELLVDEWYHAAVTFGDGNMIFYLNGTMVKEWNDTPGIIDNVEEQYNFIIGQSLPTSVIDAEEEEWGPFNYFKGSMDDIRIYNEILSGTQINSIYEMEK; this is translated from the coding sequence ATGCGACACATTAAATTCATTTTTAGAACGCTGTTAGTTTTGTCTATTTTTACATTTTCATGCTCTTCCGATGATGGAAATGGAAATGACATACCTGGAAAAGATGCTGACAAAACCGCTTTGGAAGCCTCTATTGAAACAGCTGACGATTTGATTGAAAATACAAATGAGGGTACAAGTGAAGGTGATTATCAAGTGGGATCAAAAGCTGAACTTGAGGTAACTTTAAACCTTGCTAAAACAGTGTATGAAAATCCAAGCGCGACTCAATCTCAAGTTGATAATACTGTGACACAGCTTGATGATGCAATTGAGGTTTACAAATCTAAGATTATCAAACCTATCAACCCTGAGGCTCTTGTTGCGCATTGGATGTTTGACGAAGGCCAAGGAGATATCATTAATGATGAGACAGGAAATCATCATGGACAGATGAAACAAGGAGCTGTTGAAAATGGAGCAGGAAAGGTAGAATGGGTTGCTGATAGACATGGAGAAGCTAATAAAGCGCTAAAATTCGCTGATGGAGCCAATGTGGAAGTTCCTTTTAGCACATCTTTAAACCCGCAGAATATTACGATTTCAATGTGGTTGAAAGCTGATGAAATTTTCGATGGCAACTATATGATTTCTCTTAACAGATGGAATGGTTACAAATTCAATTTGCAATCAACAAATAAATTAATGTTTACTGCCAGAGCTTCCCATGAAGGTGAAAATCCTATATATGACAGAGATAATGATAGCCCTGAACTATTGGTGGATGAATGGTATCATGCGGCTGTAACTTTTGGAGATGGCAATATGATATTTTATCTAAATGGCACTATGGTTAAGGAATGGAATGATACTCCAGGCATTATTGACAATGTTGAAGAACAATATAACTTTATCATTGGTCAAAGTTTGCCTACTAGTGTTATTGATGCAGAGGAAGAAGAGTGGGGGCCTTTCAATTATTTCAAAGGATCTATGGATGACATTCGTATATACAATGAAATTCTATCAGGCACTCAAATCAACTCTATTTATGAAATGGAAAAATAA
- a CDS encoding RagB/SusD family nutrient uptake outer membrane protein encodes MKQRSLNILAAIIAFSCCMSCSDFLSKDMDGIYSSDNYFKTEAHAQTALTGAYNMLLFNATENCIWVFGDIASDDATKGGLPGDQADIEFIERFETLPNNGFVEMFWQHHYEGVARCNNVVERTPQIEASEDRKNEIIAEAKFLRAYFYFQLVNVYGDIPLKLRPADNPAETHTPLFSVEQIYEQIEKDIQEAIEFLPITITGAEYGRASQGAAIGLLAKVKLFQGKWNEALEAALQVESMGYSLLPVYGDNFKIDHDNNSESIFEVQHAEGFNPMLGNILNQWFAPREENGYGFNVPTQNFVESFEVTSAGVVDPRLDYTLVREGKMWNGEPFDPSWSPTGYISKKHLQPLSEVSKGTKQDAGLNYTYMRLAEILLIKAEAYNELGMSEMAKDEINRLRKRSREAYLYDDELSDDGTIPEGLVPEIKSGSQDQIRQAVKHERRIELGMEFHRYFDLMRYGKRDAEEALHEHSFIYEQHRYFPIPQSERDTNNNIN; translated from the coding sequence ATGAAACAAAGAAGTTTAAATATATTGGCGGCAATCATAGCTTTTAGTTGCTGCATGTCATGCTCTGATTTTTTAAGCAAGGACATGGATGGTATCTATTCTTCCGACAATTATTTCAAGACCGAGGCTCATGCTCAGACAGCTTTGACAGGAGCTTATAATATGCTGCTTTTCAATGCTACGGAGAATTGCATTTGGGTCTTTGGTGATATAGCATCGGATGATGCTACTAAAGGAGGCTTGCCGGGAGATCAAGCGGATATCGAGTTTATCGAAAGGTTTGAGACTTTGCCTAACAACGGTTTTGTTGAAATGTTTTGGCAACATCATTATGAAGGTGTTGCGAGATGCAACAATGTAGTGGAACGCACTCCTCAAATCGAAGCCTCTGAAGATCGTAAAAATGAGATTATCGCAGAGGCTAAATTTCTAAGAGCTTATTTTTACTTTCAACTGGTAAATGTCTATGGTGATATTCCACTGAAATTAAGACCTGCGGACAATCCTGCTGAGACGCACACTCCATTGTTTAGTGTTGAGCAAATCTACGAGCAAATTGAAAAAGATATCCAAGAGGCAATAGAATTTTTACCGATTACGATTACCGGTGCCGAATATGGAAGAGCTAGCCAAGGAGCTGCTATAGGTTTGCTGGCAAAGGTCAAGTTATTTCAGGGTAAATGGAATGAAGCTTTGGAAGCGGCTCTTCAAGTAGAGTCAATGGGATACAGTTTATTGCCAGTATATGGCGATAATTTCAAAATTGATCATGATAATAATTCCGAATCAATCTTCGAGGTTCAGCATGCGGAAGGTTTTAACCCAATGTTGGGCAATATCTTGAATCAGTGGTTTGCTCCGCGTGAGGAAAACGGTTACGGATTCAATGTGCCAACGCAAAATTTTGTAGAGTCATTTGAAGTCACCTCTGCGGGAGTTGTGGACCCTAGATTAGACTACACTTTAGTCAGAGAAGGAAAAATGTGGAATGGAGAGCCTTTTGATCCTTCTTGGTCTCCAACAGGTTATATTTCGAAAAAACACTTGCAGCCTTTATCGGAAGTATCTAAAGGCACAAAACAAGACGCAGGACTTAACTACACTTATATGCGATTGGCTGAGATACTCCTTATCAAAGCTGAAGCATATAATGAGTTGGGCATGAGTGAAATGGCTAAAGACGAGATAAACCGATTAAGAAAAAGAAGCCGTGAAGCTTATTTATATGATGATGAACTGTCTGATGATGGAACGATCCCTGAAGGTTTAGTGCCGGAGATAAAAAGCGGCAGTCAAGATCAAATCCGACAAGCTGTCAAGCATGAAAGAAGAATAGAGCTTGGCATGGAGTTTCATAGATATTTCGATCTTATGAGATATGGAAAAAGAGACGCTGAGGAAGCGCTTCATGAGCATAGTTTCATCTATGAACAACACAGGTATTTTCCGATACCCCAAAGTGAAAGAGATACAAATAATAATATAAACTGA
- a CDS encoding TonB-dependent receptor, which yields MNIKYFFIFACCFLLGVQTYAQSGLTVRGTVYDEITGEELPGVNVVIEGSTDGTVTDYEGKYQLSVPSEDSKLVFSFIGYETIIERVGSKSQIDIRMQEDVETLEEVVVVGYGVQKRSSLTGAVSEVASKELVQVTTPSLDQALQGRIAGVNVTSNTGAPGEGVSVRIRGVGSINSNNDPLYIVDGVPTKDAFSTLAPQDIESVSVLKDAASSAIYGSRANNGVVLITTKKGQAGKVTVSFNGETGVQSPSNKLAMANRDQYAEMYNEAARNDNAYVSDPMFHRRIMSPEYIASMPDVDHQDEIYRSGIVHNYNLSVSGGNDKTTYNIGGNYYNQEGIIKGSDFEKINARFNIQSKLSEKVKVGLNFNVLNSTTDIIPASGDGFSGGGGSVVRYALFRTPGISTYDEQGNFVDMPEDPGFWGDGYNPLGVAMNARNKKVVNQYFGDINLSANLSKNLFFTTKLGIDNNSYNQRNFDMTWGTNDRINNPNALTVWDARQTTVSWANTLSYDKTIGKHEFNVMVGNEIIDFNGYDNEAMQRDFDDQDESLVYLGNGKGEIVAFENKYGYSLVSFFGRINYDYDGRYLLSATVRQDGSSRFVEDNRWGTFYSASAGWRIDKENFMESAKFLDMLKLRAGYGKIGNQDIGYYAYSDRYGINFNYPFGNASRDGYALTVLGNSQVRWESSNQLDVGVDFSLFGGQLRGTVDYFRKVTSDMLTKEVIPPSNGQAEPAWVNNGKILNTGIELELGTTQKIGDFTLNVDGNFTFLHNEVLELGNPIAGGRVDNGVYITRTEVGKPIGSFYTYEMAGIFQDEYEIMTSPFQGRNIRPGDVKYVDQNGDGVIDENDRTHVGSAIPKFNYALNIGASYKNWDFAAFFQGAGGHKIYYQVATDIEGFYRAFNVTERYYNERWTGPGTSNTQPRASWSGKANNTLPSTRFLEDGDYLRLKNIQVGYTMPQQVLDALHLDYLRVYVSANNVLTWTKYAGIDPEMSVSRNSQHEGDIAAGIDWGTYPNARSVMFGVQLRF from the coding sequence ATGAATATTAAGTATTTTTTCATATTTGCATGTTGTTTCTTACTTGGAGTTCAGACTTATGCTCAAAGTGGGTTAACTGTCAGAGGAACAGTATATGACGAAATCACCGGAGAAGAACTGCCGGGAGTGAATGTGGTGATCGAAGGGAGCACAGACGGAACTGTAACTGATTACGAAGGGAAATACCAGCTATCGGTTCCCAGTGAAGACAGCAAATTGGTGTTTTCATTTATTGGATACGAGACGATCATTGAAAGGGTCGGGAGCAAATCCCAGATTGACATTCGCATGCAAGAAGATGTTGAAACTTTGGAAGAGGTAGTAGTGGTAGGATATGGTGTTCAAAAACGTTCAAGTCTTACAGGAGCGGTATCTGAAGTAGCTTCAAAAGAACTTGTCCAAGTAACAACACCAAGCTTGGATCAAGCGTTGCAAGGAAGAATCGCCGGTGTGAATGTAACTTCCAACACAGGAGCTCCGGGAGAGGGAGTGTCTGTAAGAATCAGGGGAGTAGGTTCGATCAACAGCAACAATGATCCGCTGTACATAGTAGACGGTGTTCCAACAAAGGATGCCTTCAGCACTCTAGCTCCGCAAGATATAGAATCTGTAAGTGTATTGAAAGACGCTGCTAGTTCGGCAATCTACGGATCAAGAGCCAACAATGGTGTGGTATTGATTACTACGAAAAAAGGACAGGCGGGCAAAGTCACCGTTTCATTCAATGGAGAAACAGGGGTTCAATCACCATCGAACAAATTGGCTATGGCGAATAGGGATCAATATGCTGAGATGTACAATGAAGCGGCTAGGAATGACAATGCGTATGTCAGCGATCCAATGTTTCACAGAAGAATTATGAGCCCTGAGTATATCGCTTCCATGCCTGATGTCGACCATCAAGATGAAATTTATCGTTCAGGGATAGTGCATAATTACAACTTAAGCGTTTCTGGTGGCAACGACAAAACAACTTATAATATCGGAGGTAACTATTACAATCAAGAGGGTATAATCAAAGGAAGTGATTTTGAAAAAATCAACGCAAGATTCAATATACAGTCTAAGTTATCCGAAAAGGTAAAAGTCGGTTTGAATTTCAACGTATTGAACTCAACGACAGATATCATTCCAGCATCAGGTGACGGATTCTCAGGTGGCGGAGGAAGTGTGGTAAGATACGCTTTGTTCAGAACACCGGGTATTTCCACTTACGATGAGCAGGGAAATTTTGTGGATATGCCTGAAGATCCTGGCTTTTGGGGGGATGGGTACAATCCTCTGGGCGTAGCTATGAATGCACGCAATAAAAAGGTTGTCAACCAATACTTCGGAGATATCAACCTAAGCGCTAACCTCAGCAAGAATTTATTCTTCACCACAAAGCTTGGCATTGACAATAATTCCTACAATCAAAGGAATTTTGATATGACTTGGGGAACCAATGACAGGATTAACAACCCTAATGCATTGACAGTATGGGATGCCAGACAAACTACTGTGTCTTGGGCCAATACATTATCTTATGACAAAACCATCGGCAAACATGAATTCAACGTCATGGTAGGTAATGAGATCATTGATTTCAATGGTTATGACAATGAAGCCATGCAGAGAGACTTTGACGATCAAGATGAAAGTCTTGTCTACTTGGGGAATGGCAAAGGTGAAATCGTAGCTTTTGAGAACAAGTATGGATATTCGCTGGTGTCATTTTTTGGAAGGATCAATTATGACTATGACGGCAGGTATTTATTGTCTGCGACTGTTCGTCAAGATGGATCATCTAGATTTGTGGAAGACAACCGATGGGGCACATTCTATTCAGCATCCGCAGGTTGGAGAATAGACAAGGAAAATTTTATGGAATCCGCTAAATTCCTTGACATGTTGAAGCTGAGAGCTGGATATGGCAAGATTGGTAATCAGGATATCGGATATTATGCATACTCGGATCGATATGGTATTAATTTCAATTACCCATTTGGCAATGCTTCTAGAGATGGATATGCGCTTACCGTCTTAGGAAATTCTCAAGTAAGATGGGAAAGCAGCAACCAGTTGGATGTCGGTGTTGACTTCAGCTTATTTGGAGGGCAGTTAAGAGGTACAGTGGATTACTTTAGAAAAGTCACTAGCGATATGTTAACCAAAGAAGTTATTCCTCCATCCAATGGACAAGCAGAGCCTGCATGGGTGAACAATGGAAAGATATTGAATACTGGAATTGAATTGGAGCTTGGAACCACTCAAAAAATCGGTGATTTCACTTTGAATGTAGATGGTAATTTTACTTTTCTGCATAATGAAGTCTTGGAGCTTGGAAATCCTATCGCTGGAGGAAGAGTGGACAATGGCGTGTACATTACTCGAACGGAGGTAGGCAAGCCTATTGGTTCATTTTATACTTATGAAATGGCTGGAATTTTTCAAGATGAATATGAAATTATGACAAGTCCTTTTCAAGGTAGAAACATACGACCTGGCGACGTGAAGTATGTTGATCAGAATGGCGATGGAGTCATCGATGAAAATGACAGAACGCATGTGGGAAGCGCTATTCCTAAATTCAATTATGCATTGAACATTGGTGCTTCATATAAGAACTGGGACTTTGCCGCATTCTTCCAAGGAGCGGGCGGGCATAAAATATACTATCAAGTCGCGACTGACATCGAAGGGTTTTACAGAGCTTTCAATGTGACAGAAAGATATTACAATGAAAGATGGACAGGCCCTGGAACCAGTAATACGCAACCAAGAGCGTCATGGAGTGGAAAAGCGAATAATACGTTGCCATCCACACGATTTTTGGAGGATGGAGATTATTTAAGACTCAAGAATATTCAAGTGGGGTATACAATGCCGCAACAAGTGTTGGACGCATTGCATCTGGATTACTTGAGAGTGTACGTGTCTGCGAATAATGTATTGACATGGACAAAATATGCTGGTATAGATCCTGAAATGTCGGTAAGTAGAAATTCGCAACATGAAGGAGATATTGCAGCTGGAATTGACTGGGGAACTTATCCTAATGCCAGATCAGTGATGTTTGGCGTTCAATTGCGCTTTTAA
- a CDS encoding MFS transporter, which translates to MINKLKAEWAVFRDLPMQMKTLLQTNMVFAFVLPIVELFVGAYIMRNSDSPSLVIKYQMAVYTGIPFTFLINGFLLRYIDIRKLYSLGMLLSGISMYVMMQLKQLDGQGIALAGLIMGISYGLFWANRDFLALDTTNDSNRNYYYGVETFFYTICFIVVPMVVGAFLGSAKSLAWLGESINAGYQLVTVLVIILTVISSIIIHRVKFDNPKQKKFIYFRFENLWNRMLALSGLKGMVQGYLVTAPAILIMKLLGDESTLGGIQAISGIITAFILYWLGRNTAPKHRIYILSVGILIFLIGTLTNGILYSGIGVIVFVLCKVLFLPLHDIAYFPIQMKVIDVVSEKEKRSEFAYIFNHEFGLFIGRVAGLGLFIILEMYASEEVALRYALIVVAILQVLSIPLAKLIVSKSDKALDHE; encoded by the coding sequence ATGATAAATAAATTAAAAGCAGAGTGGGCTGTATTCAGGGATTTGCCAATGCAAATGAAAACCCTGCTGCAAACAAATATGGTATTCGCTTTTGTATTGCCGATAGTAGAGCTGTTTGTGGGAGCATATATCATGAGAAATTCAGACAGCCCAAGTTTGGTTATTAAATACCAAATGGCGGTATATACAGGGATTCCATTCACATTTTTAATCAATGGCTTTTTGCTAAGGTATATAGATATTCGAAAATTATATAGTTTGGGCATGCTGTTGAGTGGTATTTCCATGTATGTGATGATGCAGTTAAAGCAACTTGATGGACAAGGCATTGCATTGGCAGGTTTGATTATGGGAATATCATATGGTCTTTTTTGGGCCAATAGGGATTTTTTAGCATTGGATACTACCAATGACTCTAATAGAAATTATTACTACGGGGTTGAGACATTTTTTTACACGATTTGCTTTATAGTAGTGCCTATGGTAGTCGGAGCTTTTCTTGGGTCGGCAAAATCCTTGGCATGGCTGGGAGAAAGCATCAACGCAGGCTATCAACTAGTAACTGTTTTAGTGATAATACTAACCGTTATTTCAAGCATTATTATTCATCGTGTCAAATTCGACAATCCAAAGCAGAAAAAATTCATTTATTTCAGATTTGAAAATCTATGGAATAGAATGCTTGCTCTCTCAGGTTTAAAAGGGATGGTGCAAGGGTACTTGGTTACGGCGCCGGCAATATTAATCATGAAACTGCTAGGAGATGAAAGCACTCTTGGAGGGATTCAAGCCATAAGCGGAATCATCACAGCGTTTATACTTTATTGGCTAGGAAGAAATACTGCCCCTAAGCATCGGATATACATTTTATCCGTCGGTATTCTAATATTTTTGATAGGCACTTTAACCAATGGTATTTTGTATTCGGGCATAGGAGTTATCGTCTTTGTTCTTTGCAAGGTTCTATTTCTTCCTCTTCATGACATCGCTTATTTTCCGATACAAATGAAAGTAATCGATGTGGTATCTGAAAAAGAAAAAAGGAGCGAATTCGCTTATATTTTCAATCATGAATTCGGCTTGTTTATTGGCAGAGTCGCAGGCCTTGGTTTATTCATCATACTTGAAATGTACGCATCAGAAGAAGTCGCTTTAAGGTACGCGTTGATCGTAGTCGCCATATTGCAAGTGCTGTCCATTCCGTTGGCGAAATTAATTGTAAGCAAATCAGATAAAGCATTGGATCATGAATAG
- a CDS encoding glycoside hydrolase family 130 protein, translated as MLENDIAHRIEQNPLLKPADFSPLMENSIIECLLNPGVFEYEGRVGLLLRVAERPVQKEGFVSFPVMDENNTIHILEFEESHPDLDLSDARVISYKGKNYLTTLSYLKPVFSDDGINFYEDPNHPPLLPEGKDEAYGIEDCRVVKIDDKFHLTYTKVSSTGVGVGYISTSDWKNYERHGMIFPAHNKDCAIFEEKCGETYYALHRPSSPELGGNYIWIAESKDLLHWGNHKCIAATRQGKWDCARVGAGAAPIKTEKGWLEIYHGANYDHKYCLGALLLDLEDPSIVLARSEEPIMVPQAEYELTGFFGNVVFTNGHIVKGDQIQVYYGASDEVVCRTDFSIDEILNTLLSDDK; from the coding sequence ATGCTTGAAAATGATATAGCACATAGGATAGAGCAAAATCCTCTATTAAAGCCCGCTGATTTTAGCCCATTAATGGAAAACAGCATAATAGAATGCTTGTTGAATCCGGGAGTATTTGAATATGAAGGAAGAGTAGGTTTATTGTTGCGAGTAGCGGAAAGACCGGTTCAAAAAGAAGGTTTTGTATCATTTCCCGTAATGGATGAAAATAATACGATTCATATATTGGAGTTTGAAGAAAGCCATCCTGATCTGGATTTGTCAGACGCCAGAGTGATTAGTTACAAAGGAAAAAACTACTTGACTACATTATCATATCTTAAGCCTGTGTTCAGCGATGATGGCATTAATTTTTATGAAGATCCTAATCATCCACCATTGCTGCCTGAAGGAAAAGATGAAGCATATGGCATTGAAGATTGCAGGGTTGTAAAGATTGACGACAAATTTCACCTGACTTATACCAAAGTATCATCAACAGGTGTGGGGGTAGGATATATTAGCACTTCGGATTGGAAAAATTACGAGAGACACGGGATGATATTTCCTGCTCATAACAAGGACTGCGCGATATTCGAGGAAAAATGCGGAGAGACTTACTACGCATTGCATAGACCGAGCAGTCCAGAATTAGGCGGCAATTATATATGGATAGCCGAATCCAAGGATTTGTTGCATTGGGGAAATCACAAATGCATAGCTGCAACTCGTCAAGGAAAATGGGATTGCGCAAGGGTAGGCGCTGGAGCCGCTCCAATAAAGACAGAGAAAGGCTGGCTTGAAATTTATCATGGAGCGAACTATGATCATAAGTATTGTTTGGGAGCTTTATTACTTGATTTGGAAGACCCTTCAATAGTGTTGGCTAGAAGTGAAGAGCCTATTATGGTGCCGCAAGCTGAATATGAGCTTACCGGATTTTTTGGCAACGTGGTATTCACAAACGGGCATATTGTGAAAGGCGATCAAATACAAGTCTATTATGGCGCAAGCGATGAAGTGGTGTGCAGAACAGACTTCAGCATTGATGAAATTCTAAATACATTATTGAGTGATGATAAATAA